From the genome of Nitrospiraceae bacterium:
TGTTCGTGGATGATGAGGCTGCCGTGCGTGAGATGGCGCGTGCCGTCCTTGAGCGATTGAACTTTCAATCGTTGATTGCCACGGATGGGGCGGACGGCTTGATGCAGGCCACCGAATATCGGGCTGAGTTGCGGGCGATCGTCACGGATTTGCATATGCCACACATGGACGGATTGGTCTTTGTTCGCGCACTCCGGCGGATGTTACCGGATATTCCGGTTGTGGTGGCCAGCGGGAGGATGGAGGAGGCCATGGCCGCAGAATTTCAGTCCTTAGGGGTGGTGAACCGCCTGGACAAACCCTTCACCGAATTCCAACTCGCCGAAGCCTTGAGGACGCTCCTGGCGCCTCAATGAGCCGGTCCGTTTTCGCCGGGTCGTTGGTTCGATTCCTACACGGTCAACCAATAACATTAAGTTCTTACGACGATTCTGTCTGCCCCAGGTGGGGACGGTGTCTAACATGGATCTGCTCCTGAGTGTTGAGCACTTGCCAATGGAACCTTTTCCGAACAAGGGAAATACATAGCAGGGAGGGCGTTCTACACAAAACCATCACGAGACTCGTATGAAACAGACACAGTTCAGTGAAGTGCAGATTGACGGGATTCTG
Proteins encoded in this window:
- a CDS encoding response regulator, whose amino-acid sequence is FVDDEAAVREMARAVLERLNFQSLIATDGADGLMQATEYRAELRAIVTDLHMPHMDGLVFVRALRRMLPDIPVVVASGRMEEAMAAEFQSLGVVNRLDKPFTEFQLAEALRTLLAPQ